In Turicibacter sanguinis, a genomic segment contains:
- the nifJ gene encoding pyruvate:ferredoxin (flavodoxin) oxidoreductase, whose amino-acid sequence MSKVFQSMDGCQAAAYVSYAFTEVAGIYPITPSTPMAEYTDLWASQGKKNLFGAPVKLVEMQSEAGAAGTVHGSLQAGALTTTYTASQGLLLKIPNMYKIAGELLPGVIHVSARALAAQALSIFGDHQDIYAARQTGFAMLATSSVQEVMDLGGVAHLAAIKSSVPFLHFFDGFRTSHEIQKVEVMDYEDLGKLLDYDKVREFRSRAINPNHPVTKGSAQNDDVYFQTREVQNKYYDAVPGIVADYMEKISEITGRPYAPFMYYGAEDATDIIVAMGSITETIKETIDYLIKTEGRKIGLITVHLYRPFSSEYFFKVLPSTVERIAVLDRTKEPGAPSEPLCLDVRSIFHGRENAPKIIGGRFGLSSKDTTPSHILAVYENLAGEQKDDFTVGIVDDVTFKSLPINKEIMVLEDHVTEALFFGLGSDGTIGANKNTIKIIGENTDLYAQAYFAYDSKKSGGLTRSNLRFGKDVIRAPYLVSTPSFVSCSMDTYIGKYDMISGLRQGGTFLLNTVHSKEEIVEMWPNSFKKQLAEKNAKVYLIDAVTLAKEIGLGRRTNTIMQSAFFKLNEQIMPYETAQTLMKKYVEKLYSRKGEAIISMNFAAIDKGAEGLVELTVDPAWANLTDEEVHVDETRPHFVKTIADPINHNDGNNLPVSAFVDYADGTMVNGSAAYEKRGIANFVPKWIEENCIQCNQCAFVCPHAVIRPFLVTEAEKEQAPEGTRTLKAIGKGLDGLEYCIQVSTLDCTGCEVCAHICPGKKGNKALVMVPISEELEAGQAERSDYFFNKVTYKDDLLPKTTVKGAQFAQPLFEFSGACAGCGETPYLTLMTRLFGDRMTIANATGCSSIYGGSFPATPYTTNANGEGPAWANSLFEDNAEFGFGMHVAAETLRNRIGIIMEENMENVEAELAELFTKWLDNRHNGSVTKALAPQLEVAISSSANEAVKEILDLKDYIVKQSNWIVGGDGWAYDIGYGGLDHVIANNEDVNILVLDTEVYSNTGGQSSKSSRAASIAKFTAAGKSGKKKDLAAIAMSYGHVYVAQISHGASQAQVLKAFMEAEAHEGPSIILAYSPCIAHGIKGGLANSQSQAKLATECGYWPTYRFDPKLIDQGKNPLTIDSKAPNWDKYQDFLMSEARYAQVTKINPEHAQRLLDENRKEAQRRYRQLERMAALDYSEEAIETNE is encoded by the coding sequence ATGTCTAAAGTGTTCCAATCAATGGATGGATGTCAGGCAGCTGCATATGTTTCTTATGCTTTTACAGAAGTAGCGGGAATTTATCCAATTACGCCTTCGACTCCAATGGCAGAATATACAGATTTATGGGCTTCACAAGGTAAAAAGAACTTATTTGGTGCGCCAGTTAAGCTTGTTGAGATGCAATCTGAAGCTGGGGCAGCTGGTACCGTTCATGGTTCTTTACAAGCTGGGGCTTTAACAACAACATATACAGCATCACAAGGTTTATTATTAAAAATTCCTAACATGTATAAAATCGCAGGGGAATTATTACCAGGCGTTATCCATGTTTCTGCTCGTGCTCTTGCTGCACAAGCATTATCAATCTTTGGGGATCACCAAGATATTTATGCAGCACGTCAAACAGGATTTGCGATGCTTGCAACAAGCTCAGTTCAAGAAGTGATGGACTTAGGAGGGGTTGCTCACTTAGCAGCTATCAAATCAAGTGTTCCATTCTTACACTTCTTTGACGGATTCCGTACTTCACATGAAATTCAAAAAGTTGAAGTAATGGATTACGAGGACTTAGGAAAATTATTAGATTATGACAAAGTTCGTGAATTCCGTTCACGTGCGATTAACCCAAACCACCCAGTAACTAAAGGGTCAGCACAAAATGACGACGTTTACTTCCAAACACGCGAAGTACAAAATAAATACTACGATGCAGTTCCTGGTATTGTAGCAGATTATATGGAAAAAATTTCTGAAATTACAGGTCGTCCTTATGCACCATTTATGTATTATGGAGCAGAAGATGCAACAGATATTATCGTTGCAATGGGATCAATTACAGAAACAATTAAAGAAACAATTGATTATTTAATTAAAACTGAAGGACGTAAAATTGGTTTAATTACAGTTCACTTATATCGTCCATTTAGTTCTGAATACTTCTTCAAAGTATTGCCAAGTACAGTAGAACGTATTGCAGTATTAGACCGTACAAAAGAACCAGGAGCACCAAGTGAACCATTATGTTTAGATGTACGTTCAATCTTCCATGGTCGTGAAAATGCACCAAAAATTATTGGAGGACGTTTCGGTTTATCTTCAAAAGATACAACACCTTCACATATTTTAGCAGTGTATGAAAACTTAGCTGGAGAACAAAAAGATGATTTCACAGTTGGTATTGTCGATGATGTAACATTCAAATCATTACCAATTAATAAAGAAATCATGGTATTAGAAGATCACGTAACAGAAGCTTTATTCTTCGGTTTAGGATCTGATGGGACAATCGGAGCTAATAAAAATACAATTAAAATCATCGGAGAAAATACTGACTTATATGCACAAGCATACTTTGCATACGATTCAAAAAAATCAGGTGGTTTAACACGTTCTAATTTACGTTTTGGTAAAGATGTGATCCGTGCTCCATATCTAGTATCAACTCCAAGTTTCGTATCTTGTTCAATGGATACATACATTGGTAAATACGATATGATTAGTGGATTACGTCAAGGAGGAACATTCTTATTAAATACTGTTCACTCTAAAGAAGAAATCGTTGAAATGTGGCCAAATAGTTTCAAAAAACAATTAGCAGAGAAAAATGCGAAAGTATACTTAATTGATGCCGTAACATTAGCTAAAGAAATTGGATTAGGACGTCGAACTAATACAATCATGCAATCTGCATTCTTCAAATTAAATGAGCAAATCATGCCATATGAAACAGCTCAAACATTAATGAAAAAATATGTTGAAAAATTATATTCACGTAAAGGTGAAGCAATTATCTCAATGAACTTCGCTGCTATTGATAAAGGAGCAGAGGGATTAGTTGAGTTAACAGTAGACCCAGCATGGGCCAACTTAACAGACGAAGAAGTTCATGTTGATGAAACTCGACCACACTTCGTAAAAACAATTGCTGATCCAATTAATCATAATGATGGAAATAATTTACCAGTTTCAGCATTCGTTGATTATGCTGATGGAACAATGGTAAATGGTTCTGCGGCTTATGAAAAACGTGGGATTGCAAACTTCGTTCCAAAATGGATTGAAGAAAACTGTATCCAATGTAATCAATGTGCGTTCGTTTGTCCTCATGCTGTTATCCGTCCATTCTTAGTGACTGAAGCAGAAAAAGAACAAGCTCCAGAAGGAACACGTACATTAAAAGCGATTGGAAAAGGATTAGATGGATTAGAATATTGTATCCAAGTTTCAACACTGGATTGTACAGGATGTGAAGTTTGTGCACATATCTGTCCAGGTAAAAAAGGAAATAAAGCCTTAGTTATGGTTCCAATTAGTGAAGAATTAGAAGCAGGACAAGCAGAACGTTCTGACTACTTCTTCAATAAAGTAACTTATAAAGATGATTTATTACCAAAAACAACAGTTAAAGGTGCTCAATTTGCTCAACCATTATTCGAATTCTCTGGAGCATGTGCTGGATGTGGAGAAACTCCATATTTAACATTAATGACTCGTTTATTCGGTGATCGTATGACAATTGCCAATGCAACAGGATGTTCATCAATCTATGGTGGTTCATTCCCAGCAACACCTTATACTACAAATGCTAATGGAGAAGGACCGGCATGGGCTAACTCATTATTCGAAGATAATGCAGAATTCGGATTTGGTATGCATGTGGCTGCTGAGACATTACGTAACCGTATTGGAATCATCATGGAAGAAAATATGGAAAACGTAGAAGCTGAATTAGCAGAATTATTTACGAAATGGTTAGATAACCGTCATAATGGTTCAGTAACAAAAGCATTAGCACCACAATTAGAAGTTGCTATTTCTTCATCAGCTAATGAAGCAGTTAAAGAAATTTTAGACTTAAAAGATTACATCGTTAAACAATCTAACTGGATTGTAGGTGGAGATGGATGGGCATATGACATCGGTTATGGAGGATTAGACCACGTTATCGCTAATAATGAAGATGTTAACATCTTAGTATTAGATACAGAGGTTTACTCAAATACTGGTGGACAATCATCTAAATCTTCTCGTGCCGCTTCAATTGCTAAATTTACTGCGGCTGGTAAATCAGGTAAGAAAAAAGACTTAGCAGCGATTGCAATGTCTTATGGACACGTATATGTTGCTCAAATTTCTCATGGTGCTAGCCAAGCTCAAGTATTAAAAGCATTCATGGAAGCAGAAGCTCATGAAGGTCCATCAATTATCTTAGCGTACTCACCATGTATCGCTCACGGTATTAAGGGTGGATTAGCTAATAGCCAATCTCAAGCTAAATTAGCAACAGAATGTGGATATTGGCCAACATATCGCTTTGATCCAAAATTAATCGATCAAGGTAAAAACCCATTAACAATCGATTCTAAAGCACCAAACTGGGATAAATATCAAGACTTCTTAATGAGTGAAGCTCGTTATGCTCAAGTTACAAAAATCAACCCTGAGCATGCACAACGCTTATTAGATGAAAATAGAAAAGAAGCACAACGTCGTTATCGTCAATTAGAACGTATGGCTGCTCTTGACTATTCAGAAGAAGCAATTGAAACAAACGAATAA
- a CDS encoding glucose-1-phosphate adenylyltransferase produces the protein MKTLAMILAGGRGSRLDILSLGRAKPSVPFAGKFRIIDFVLSNCSNSEIYDIGILTQYLPLSLNEHIGVGQAWDFDRKNTGVTLLQPCEGLSSDEWYTGTADAVYQNISYIKRKNPDYVLILSGDHIYKMDYRPLIDQHIKTGADVTVCAQEVDIREASRFGILTDDENGRIIEFEEKPAEPKSNLASMGIYVFTTDVLINTLQELKKTGLDFGGDVIPHLIHHGNVYSYRFNSYWKDVGTYESYLESNLELTTTVDKIQLDMYDKDWVIHTRSEEKPTAKFGSKAQVCQSLISNGSIIAGSVTKCVISPGVHIHPNAIVRNSVIMNDTVIEEGCIIDGAIIDKNVVIGKGSIIGRGKVHCPNEEKPNVLSSGLNVIGKGVCIPEGTIIERNVRIFPHAEANDFNEQIITCGRTIRPSKEA, from the coding sequence ATGAAAACATTAGCCATGATTTTAGCCGGAGGACGAGGATCAAGACTTGATATTTTATCATTAGGAAGAGCTAAGCCTAGTGTTCCATTTGCAGGGAAATTCAGAATTATTGACTTCGTTTTGAGTAACTGCTCAAATTCAGAAATATATGATATTGGAATTTTAACTCAATACTTACCATTATCATTAAATGAACATATTGGGGTTGGACAAGCGTGGGATTTTGACCGTAAAAATACAGGGGTGACGCTATTACAACCATGTGAAGGATTGTCATCTGATGAATGGTATACTGGAACAGCAGATGCTGTTTATCAAAATATTAGCTATATTAAACGTAAAAATCCTGATTATGTGTTGATTTTATCGGGTGACCATATCTATAAAATGGATTATCGTCCTTTAATCGATCAACATATTAAAACGGGAGCAGATGTAACGGTCTGTGCTCAAGAAGTGGATATTAGAGAAGCCTCACGCTTTGGAATTTTAACAGATGATGAAAATGGACGCATTATTGAGTTTGAAGAAAAGCCAGCAGAGCCAAAAAGTAATTTAGCTTCAATGGGGATTTATGTGTTCACAACAGATGTTTTAATTAATACTTTACAAGAGTTGAAAAAAACAGGATTAGATTTTGGTGGTGATGTTATTCCTCACTTAATTCATCATGGAAATGTGTATTCTTATCGTTTTAATAGCTATTGGAAAGATGTAGGAACTTATGAGTCTTACTTGGAGTCAAACTTAGAATTAACAACAACGGTTGATAAAATTCAATTAGATATGTATGACAAAGATTGGGTTATTCATACAAGAAGTGAGGAAAAACCAACAGCTAAGTTTGGTTCAAAGGCGCAAGTATGCCAAAGTTTAATCTCTAATGGATCGATTATCGCAGGATCTGTTACAAAATGTGTTATTAGTCCAGGGGTACATATTCATCCAAATGCAATCGTTCGAAACAGTGTTATCATGAATGATACAGTGATTGAAGAGGGGTGTATCATTGATGGAGCGATCATTGATAAAAATGTTGTCATTGGAAAAGGTTCAATCATTGGACGAGGAAAAGTACATTGTCCAAATGAAGAAAAACCAAATGTTTTATCAAGTGGATTAAATGTTATTGGTAAGGGTGTATGTATTCCAGAAGGGACAATTATTGAACGAAATGTTCGTATTTTCCCTCATGCAGAAGCAAACGATTTTAATGAACAAATCATTACATGTGGTCGAACAATCCGTCCGTCTAAGGAGGCATAA
- a CDS encoding glycogen synthase, whose translation MKVAFVSSEVYPFIKTGGLADVAYALPKALAKLGHDVRVILPAYKQIPEGLLQGAYWVTNVELMGKTFWINCVESEGVKYYLIFEPLFSNRDSIYENDDRDYQFAMFCEITLKLLKNINFQADVIHTNDWQTGLIPFFMHQRYYADPFYYDTKTLYTIHNLRFQGIFSSQAVRALGYRFDDISINYMQLGIQYATKVNTVSETYAKEILTDFYGEHLNHNLWMRKADLSGIVNGIDVDLFNPEVDLSLRSQYSVETLYLKADNKEELQRRFGMEVNKEMALIGVVTRLDSQKGLDLMACVMEEMLIHDHVQFFILGSGEAKYEAFFQSLRDRYPQKLGVYFGYNAALANLVYGASDMFLMPSLYEPCGLSQLISLRYGTVPIVRETGGLNDTVHAFNEFTKEGNGFSFTNYNAHDMMYTIRRALSFYYQDKETWQLLMKRGMTGDYSWEQSAQRYVELYQSMF comes from the coding sequence GTGAAAGTAGCCTTTGTATCCTCTGAAGTATATCCGTTTATTAAAACGGGAGGATTAGCTGATGTTGCCTATGCCTTACCGAAAGCATTAGCTAAACTTGGACATGATGTTCGTGTCATTTTGCCAGCCTATAAGCAAATTCCTGAAGGATTACTTCAGGGAGCTTATTGGGTAACGAATGTAGAGTTAATGGGAAAAACGTTCTGGATTAACTGTGTTGAATCAGAAGGTGTTAAATATTATTTAATATTTGAACCACTTTTTTCAAATCGTGATTCAATTTATGAAAATGATGATCGTGATTATCAATTTGCGATGTTTTGTGAAATCACATTAAAATTATTAAAAAATATTAACTTTCAAGCAGATGTCATTCATACTAATGATTGGCAAACGGGATTAATTCCATTTTTTATGCATCAACGTTATTATGCAGATCCATTTTATTATGATACGAAAACACTTTATACCATTCATAATCTTCGTTTCCAAGGTATTTTCAGTTCTCAAGCAGTTCGTGCACTTGGGTATCGGTTTGATGATATTAGCATTAATTACATGCAACTTGGAATTCAATATGCGACGAAGGTTAATACAGTAAGTGAAACATATGCGAAAGAAATCCTTACTGATTTTTATGGAGAGCATTTAAATCATAATTTATGGATGAGAAAAGCGGATTTAAGTGGAATCGTCAATGGAATTGATGTGGATTTGTTTAATCCTGAGGTTGATTTATCACTGCGTAGTCAATATTCAGTTGAGACGCTTTATTTAAAAGCTGATAATAAAGAAGAGTTACAACGCCGCTTTGGAATGGAAGTTAATAAAGAAATGGCTTTAATTGGAGTGGTCACACGATTAGATTCTCAAAAGGGTTTGGATTTAATGGCCTGTGTGATGGAAGAAATGTTAATCCATGATCATGTTCAATTCTTTATTTTAGGATCGGGAGAGGCGAAGTATGAAGCATTTTTCCAATCTCTTCGCGACCGTTATCCGCAAAAGCTTGGGGTTTACTTTGGATATAATGCGGCACTTGCTAATTTAGTTTATGGAGCAAGTGATATGTTCTTAATGCCTTCTTTATATGAGCCATGTGGATTATCACAACTTATTTCACTTCGATACGGAACAGTTCCAATTGTTCGTGAAACAGGTGGATTGAATGATACGGTACACGCCTTTAATGAATTCACGAAAGAAGGAAATGGATTTAGTTTCACGAATTATAATGCGCACGATATGATGTATACCATCCGCCGAGCTTTAAGTTTTTATTATCAGGATAAAGAGACTTGGCAATTATTAATGAAACGTGGGATGACAGGGGATTATTCATGGGAACAATCCGCGCAGCGATACGTGGAATTATATCAGTCGATGTTTTAA
- the folE gene encoding GTP cyclohydrolase I FolE: MSVDKNKIEEAVKMILEAIGENPSREGLIDTPARVARMYEEVFSGLHDDPTKHLQVYFSEEYDQYVLVQDIVFHSMCEHHLLPFFGRVHVAYYPENDAVVGLSKIPRVVDIVSKRPQLQERMGKQIGDAIVETLQSKGVMVVIEAEHMCMVMRGIKKPGAITKTIYSTGVFKEEIALRQEVLNLIKG, from the coding sequence ATGTCAGTTGATAAAAATAAAATTGAAGAAGCAGTTAAGATGATTTTAGAGGCCATTGGGGAAAATCCAAGTCGTGAAGGGTTAATTGATACACCAGCACGTGTGGCTAGAATGTATGAAGAGGTTTTTTCAGGTTTACACGATGATCCCACAAAACATTTACAAGTTTATTTCAGTGAAGAATATGATCAATATGTATTAGTCCAAGATATTGTGTTCCATTCGATGTGTGAGCATCATTTATTACCGTTTTTCGGGCGTGTGCATGTCGCGTATTATCCAGAAAATGATGCGGTTGTTGGATTAAGTAAAATTCCACGTGTCGTGGATATTGTGTCTAAACGCCCCCAATTACAGGAGCGTATGGGAAAACAAATTGGCGATGCTATTGTTGAAACCCTTCAATCTAAAGGGGTTATGGTTGTTATCGAAGCGGAACATATGTGTATGGTGATGAGAGGAATTAAAAAGCCAGGAGCTATTACAAAGACCATTTATAGTACAGGTGTGTTTAAAGAAGAGATCGCACTTCGTCAAGAAGTCTTAAATTTAATTAAAGGTTAA